Proteins co-encoded in one Klebsiella michiganensis genomic window:
- the lplA gene encoding lipoate--protein ligase (Catalyzes both the ATP-dependent activation of exogenously supplied lipoate to lipoyl-AMP and the transfer of the activated lipoyl on the lipoate-dependent enzymes. Creates an amide linkage that joins the free carboxyl group of lipoic acid to the epsilon-amino group of a specific lysine residue in lipoyl domain of apoproteins) translates to MSTLRLLISDSYDPWFNLAVEETIFRQMPATQRVLFLWRNADTVVIGRAQNPWKECNTGRMEQDNVRLARRSSGGGAVFHDLGNTCFTFMAGKPEYDKSISTAIVLNALESLGLNATASGRNDLEVETAEGTRKISGSAYRETMDRGFHHGTLLLNADLSRLANYLNPDPKKLQAKGITSVRGRVANLSDIKPGLTHEQIAEAITEAFFAHYGERVEAEHISPEALPDLPGFADTFARQSSWEWNFGQAPAFTHLLDNRFSWGGVELHFDVEKGHITRAQVFTDSLNPAPLEALATRLKGCLYRSILLQQECETLIYSFPEQEAELRELSAWIAQAVR, encoded by the coding sequence ATGTCGACTTTGCGTTTGCTTATCTCTGACTCTTACGACCCGTGGTTTAACCTCGCCGTTGAAGAGACTATTTTTCGGCAGATGCCCGCCACTCAGCGGGTTCTGTTTCTGTGGCGTAATGCGGATACGGTGGTGATTGGCCGCGCCCAGAATCCATGGAAGGAGTGTAATACCGGGCGTATGGAGCAGGACAACGTCCGGCTGGCGAGGCGCAGCAGCGGCGGTGGCGCGGTGTTCCACGATCTCGGCAATACCTGCTTCACGTTTATGGCCGGCAAGCCGGAATACGACAAGAGCATTTCCACGGCTATCGTGCTGAACGCGCTGGAAAGCCTTGGCCTTAATGCCACCGCTTCCGGGCGCAACGATCTTGAAGTCGAAACCGCCGAGGGAACGCGTAAAATTTCCGGCTCCGCCTACCGCGAAACCATGGATCGTGGATTCCACCACGGCACCCTGCTGCTGAATGCCGATCTTAGCCGCCTGGCCAACTACCTCAATCCCGATCCGAAAAAACTGCAGGCTAAGGGCATTACCTCGGTGAGAGGCAGGGTCGCTAATCTCAGTGATATCAAGCCTGGGCTGACCCACGAGCAGATAGCCGAGGCGATAACGGAAGCGTTTTTCGCCCATTATGGCGAGCGCGTTGAAGCAGAGCATATTTCTCCCGAAGCGCTGCCTGACCTCCCGGGTTTTGCCGATACATTCGCCCGCCAGAGCAGTTGGGAGTGGAATTTTGGTCAGGCTCCGGCCTTTACACATCTGCTGGACAACCGCTTTAGCTGGGGTGGCGTTGAGCTGCATTTTGACGTCGAGAAAGGCCATATCACCCGGGCACAGGTCTTCACCGATAGCCTGAACCCTGCCCCGCTTGAGGCGCTGGCCACACGGCTAAAAGGCTGCCTGTACCGCAGTATTTTGCTGCAGCAGGAGTGTGAAACGCTGATTTACAGCTTCCCGGAACAGGAAGCCGAACTGCGGGAACTCTCAGCCTGGATTGCTCAGGCGGTACGTTAG